One segment of Pseudomonadota bacterium DNA contains the following:
- a CDS encoding biotin carboxylase N-terminal domain-containing protein, whose product MSVFTMERNSKVAMFEKILIANRGAIASRILRTLKKLGVGSVVVYSEADARAPYVVEADEAFAVGPAHPKESYLNQKAIGDVICRSGADGVHPGYGFLAENPDFCDCVEKAGATFIGPSSRWITAMGHKTKARELMAKHGMQVGSGSGLLTDDVAMINEANRIGYPVLIKPAAGGGGIGMLPAHDESQMLKAASRARSMAERGFGNGDIYIEKLVEKPRHVEFQVLGDAYGNVRHIFERDCSIQRRHQKIIEEAPAPGVMRGVILDRASSIVSTLKALPYDNIGTVEMLMDQDKNFSFLEMNTRLQVEHGVSEEITGIDLVAAQIRSAAGESVEDIVPPDISVSGHSIQARVYAEDPQKFFPSPGHLEKYRPPKEDGVRVETGFVEGMDVTPYYDPLLAKVIARGNNREEVTQILICALERFQIEGIKCNIPALVKILRSEEFQSGDVHTGLVNEVI is encoded by the coding sequence ATGTCAGTTTTTACTATGGAGCGGAATTCAAAAGTGGCCATGTTTGAGAAAATCTTGATAGCGAATCGAGGTGCCATTGCATCACGCATACTTCGCACCCTCAAGAAACTTGGTGTTGGATCGGTGGTCGTCTATTCAGAAGCCGACGCTAGAGCGCCCTACGTGGTGGAAGCCGACGAGGCTTTTGCAGTTGGGCCAGCCCATCCAAAAGAAAGTTATCTTAACCAAAAAGCGATCGGTGATGTAATTTGCAGAAGCGGCGCCGATGGGGTTCACCCAGGGTATGGTTTTCTTGCTGAAAACCCCGATTTTTGTGATTGCGTTGAAAAAGCAGGTGCTACCTTTATTGGCCCCTCGTCACGATGGATTACGGCTATGGGGCACAAGACCAAAGCGCGGGAGTTGATGGCCAAGCATGGTATGCAAGTAGGCAGCGGGTCAGGATTATTAACAGATGATGTAGCAATGATTAATGAGGCAAACCGAATAGGTTACCCGGTATTAATCAAGCCGGCTGCGGGAGGCGGCGGTATTGGCATGTTGCCGGCGCACGATGAGTCTCAAATGCTGAAGGCTGCAAGCCGTGCGCGATCAATGGCTGAACGTGGGTTTGGCAATGGTGATATTTACATCGAGAAACTTGTTGAAAAACCTAGGCACGTAGAATTTCAGGTTCTTGGTGATGCATATGGCAATGTTCGCCACATTTTTGAAAGAGATTGCTCCATACAACGCCGGCACCAAAAAATCATAGAGGAGGCGCCAGCGCCCGGTGTAATGCGCGGCGTTATCTTGGACAGGGCTAGCAGTATTGTATCTACTCTCAAAGCGTTGCCTTATGACAATATAGGCACTGTTGAAATGCTAATGGACCAAGACAAGAATTTCAGCTTTTTAGAGATGAATACAAGGCTGCAAGTGGAGCACGGGGTGAGTGAAGAAATTACTGGCATTGATCTCGTTGCTGCGCAAATTCGTTCCGCTGCAGGTGAGTCCGTTGAGGATATAGTTCCGCCAGACATTTCGGTTTCTGGACATTCAATCCAAGCAAGGGTGTATGCTGAGGATCCTCAAAAATTTTTCCCATCTCCAGGACATCTTGAAAAATATCGGCCGCCTAAGGAGGACGGTGTGCGTGTGGAGACCGGCTTTGTTGAAGGTATGGACGTAACTCCTTATTATGACCCTTTGCTTGCTAAGGTTATAGCTCGTGGAAATAATCGCGAGGAGGTTACGCAAATTCTAATATGCGCATTGGAAAGATTTCAAATTGAAGGCATAAAGTGTAATATCCCGGCACTGGTGAAAATACTTCGATCTGAAGAATTCCAATCGGGCGATGTTCACACTGGCCTCGTAAATGAGGTTATTTAA
- a CDS encoding 2OG-Fe(II) oxygenase, translating to MAVLDYKNLAARLPSDMVTFRNSDPFPYIVIDNFLENKSAELLLKEFGQTPSDGGSWNQYTHFNERKSGLTRMDAMGEITRSVIDELSSQEFISWLSELSGIEGLMPDPDLDGGGLHEIKAGGFLNIHTDFLSHTERPNWRRQLNLLLYLNKGWQREWNGDLELWGEGMEFQAASIEPMFNRCVIFHTTEKSFHGHPVPLECPEYASRKSLALYYFSDAGVPLKLKPTYYKAKPDESVTKHVLVALDRWLVRAYSFLKRYTPLNDSIVSKFTRKK from the coding sequence ATGGCAGTCCTTGATTATAAAAACTTGGCAGCGCGGTTACCCTCTGACATGGTGACTTTTCGGAATTCAGATCCTTTCCCATATATAGTTATCGACAATTTCTTGGAAAATAAGAGCGCGGAACTTTTATTAAAGGAGTTTGGTCAGACACCAAGCGACGGTGGCTCTTGGAATCAATATACTCATTTTAATGAGCGTAAATCGGGCCTTACTCGGATGGATGCAATGGGTGAGATTACGCGCAGTGTTATTGATGAATTGTCATCTCAAGAATTTATTAGTTGGTTAAGTGAACTTTCAGGCATTGAGGGTCTCATGCCCGATCCCGACCTAGATGGAGGCGGCCTGCATGAGATAAAGGCCGGGGGCTTCCTTAATATCCATACGGACTTTTTATCTCACACAGAGCGTCCTAATTGGCGTAGACAGCTCAATTTACTTCTTTACCTTAACAAGGGTTGGCAGCGTGAGTGGAATGGTGATCTAGAATTGTGGGGTGAGGGCATGGAGTTTCAGGCTGCATCCATTGAGCCAATGTTTAATAGATGCGTAATATTTCATACAACAGAAAAAAGTTTTCATGGACATCCTGTTCCTTTGGAGTGCCCAGAATATGCCTCACGAAAATCGTTAGCACTCTATTATTTCAGTGATGCCGGTGTGCCATTGAAGTTAAAACCGACTTACTATAAGGCAAAGCCCGACGAATCTGTCACAAAGCATGTGTTGGTCGCATTGGACCGCTGGCTCGTGAGGGCATATTCTTTTCTCAAAAGATATACCCCTCTGAATGACAGTATCGTCAGTAAGTTTACACGAAAAAAATAA
- a CDS encoding biotin/lipoyl-binding carrier protein encodes MATENIESEVTGTVWKIECKVGDEVVDGDTLMILESMKMEIPVICPEDGTITEIKVQEEDPVAEGDTVVVLEVQ; translated from the coding sequence ATGGCGACGGAAAATATTGAATCTGAAGTGACAGGTACCGTTTGGAAGATTGAATGCAAAGTAGGCGATGAGGTTGTTGATGGTGACACGTTAATGATACTTGAGTCTATGAAGATGGAAATACCAGTAATCTGTCCCGAGGATGGGACGATCACTGAAATTAAGGTACAGGAAGAAGATCCTGTTGCTGAGGGAGATACTGTAGTTGTTCTTGAAGTTCAGTGA
- a CDS encoding bifunctional glycosyltransferase/class I SAM-dependent methyltransferase — MILPINSEFPVKKSVAEKKSPEGHKPRLLIFIVAYNAEKTIEDVLTRIPETLANEFTVEVLIIDDASDDGTFERGKEIQKKGDFPFTLHVLFNPVNQGYGGNQKIGYHFAIEKMFDFVALLHGDGQYAPECLPDLARPLKEGKADAVFGSRMMKKGAALKGGMPKYKFVGNKILSWFENKMLRTHFTEFHSGYRLYSVAALQKIPFDLNTKDFHFDSEIIVQFVIAQLRIKEIEIPTYYGDEICHVNGLKYAWDVTMTVLKAKAQQLSIFYDRRFDCSSSTPGTSHYLPKLDFRSPHSIALEIVGSKKRVLDLGCAGGYIANALTKSGNDVTGIDAFTPTEEIKFQQFIEHDLNQDTLPVTLEGYDYVLMLDVIEHLLAPENFVDQLRAASEMAPGVRILVSSGNVSFIVARVMHLFGQFNYGKRGILDITHTRLFTFATLKRLFEQGGFELVKCEGVPAPFPMVLGDTVTSKALFAFNKALIKVWRNAFSYQMFYVFRPSTSLPFLLKDAIVQSAKRSNESNTRNNKER, encoded by the coding sequence ATGATATTGCCTATCAATAGTGAGTTTCCTGTGAAAAAATCGGTTGCTGAAAAAAAGAGTCCTGAGGGGCATAAGCCAAGATTATTGATCTTCATTGTGGCGTACAATGCGGAGAAGACGATAGAAGACGTCCTTACACGTATTCCGGAAACGCTTGCTAACGAGTTTACAGTCGAAGTGCTTATCATCGATGATGCAAGCGATGATGGGACCTTCGAGCGCGGCAAAGAAATTCAGAAGAAGGGGGACTTTCCGTTCACACTCCACGTGCTTTTTAATCCGGTAAATCAAGGTTACGGAGGCAACCAGAAAATCGGTTATCACTTTGCCATCGAAAAGATGTTCGACTTTGTCGCACTTTTACATGGAGATGGTCAGTACGCACCTGAGTGTCTGCCAGATCTTGCTCGACCACTTAAAGAAGGTAAAGCCGATGCGGTTTTTGGAAGCCGAATGATGAAAAAAGGTGCTGCATTAAAAGGGGGCATGCCTAAATACAAATTCGTTGGGAATAAGATTCTCAGCTGGTTCGAAAATAAAATGCTTCGCACCCATTTCACTGAATTTCACTCAGGTTATCGACTTTACTCAGTCGCAGCATTGCAGAAAATTCCATTCGACTTGAACACAAAAGACTTTCACTTCGACAGTGAAATAATAGTTCAATTTGTAATCGCTCAACTTAGGATCAAAGAAATAGAAATTCCTACCTATTACGGTGACGAAATTTGCCACGTTAACGGACTGAAATATGCTTGGGATGTAACTATGACGGTTCTAAAAGCTAAAGCTCAACAGCTTAGCATTTTTTATGATCGACGATTTGACTGCAGTAGCAGCACGCCCGGCACTTCTCACTACCTACCAAAACTAGACTTTAGAAGTCCACATAGTATTGCTTTAGAAATAGTGGGAAGTAAAAAACGCGTGCTCGATCTCGGCTGTGCAGGGGGTTATATCGCGAATGCACTTACCAAATCAGGTAATGACGTTACAGGCATAGATGCCTTCACTCCGACTGAAGAGATTAAGTTTCAACAGTTCATCGAACACGATCTCAACCAAGACACACTGCCTGTAACTCTTGAGGGCTACGACTACGTGCTGATGTTAGACGTCATAGAACACCTGTTAGCGCCTGAAAATTTCGTCGATCAGTTGCGTGCTGCCTCAGAAATGGCGCCAGGCGTTCGAATATTAGTATCCAGTGGTAATGTGAGTTTTATAGTTGCGCGTGTAATGCACCTTTTTGGACAATTTAACTATGGCAAACGCGGGATCCTAGACATAACCCATACAAGACTTTTTACGTTTGCAACGTTAAAGCGTTTATTTGAGCAAGGGGGATTTGAATTGGTCAAATGCGAGGGCGTGCCGGCACCATTTCCAATGGTTTTAGGAGACACTGTTACCAGCAAAGCACTCTTTGCTTTTAATAAAGCATTGATAAAGGTTTGGCGCAATGCATTTTCATATCAAATGTTTTATGTATTTCGGCCAAGTACGTCATTACCTTTTTTACTCAAAGATGCGATAGTTCAATCAGCAAAGCGTTCAAATGAAAGTAACACGCGAAACAACAAAGAACGCTAA